Proteins encoded by one window of Bacillota bacterium:
- a CDS encoding MoaD/ThiS family protein gives MKVTVGYKGFLSSLAGCDGEQVELPDGATVGQLLEVLSVLHGDSFRQAVLPGGSRPLVALVSVDGRPAGLTDSLADGACVLIVRAVGGG, from the coding sequence TTGAAGGTTACGGTGGGATACAAGGGATTCCTGAGTTCGCTGGCGGGATGCGACGGGGAACAGGTTGAGCTTCCCGACGGGGCGACCGTAGGGCAGTTGCTTGAGGTGCTTTCGGTACTGCACGGCGACTCGTTCCGGCAGGCAGTACTACCGGGCGGATCCCGCCCCCTGGTGGCGCTGGTATCCGTGGACGGAAGGCCCGCTGGGCTGACAGATTCTCTGGCGGATGGTGCGTGTGTGCTGATCGTGCGCGCAGTTGGAGGCGGCTGA